A stretch of Procambarus clarkii isolate CNS0578487 chromosome 20, FALCON_Pclarkii_2.0, whole genome shotgun sequence DNA encodes these proteins:
- the LOC138366911 gene encoding baculoviral IAP repeat-containing protein 8-like, which yields MDPLCARKFYSIESLKCAGVRLQTFVDWPVKWLNPIDLVEDGFYYLRNSDYCLCAFCYCIVGAWIVGDTPRRRHKMINQDCAFIRGKRSDNVSLEVSEIAFKYGLEFVSHKIELGNKKISDSSGAPPKEDLGLIKFRKSLNPGLVTYKCRLETFDMTWPGSVKQTSHELAEAGFFYCGISDHVCCYHCACGIRNWRPEDDPWTLHARCSPECAYIILARGKEFVKNARLTIPLPIKPIDNDLINILMESMDKFKHLIHQKLIPVESIRYALSEYLKESRDLLPFIIQSRCLEIVLRYMQEGTDIYLRVRDLIYEAVDDKKEQEVTLEDLGLKTLPETCTNTVENKDCTEQSWEEDILCRVCMDKNINIVILPCKHMVTCSGCLLALKCCPICRGNILYIINPIAS from the exons atggatcctttgtgtgccaggaagttttacagtatagaaagccttaaatgtgcaggagttagactacaaacatttgtggattggcccgttaagtggttaaaccctattgacttagttgaagatgggttctattaccttcgaaatagtgattactgtttgtgtgcattttgttattgtatagtaggtgcatggattgttggtgatacccccagaagacgtcataagatgattaatcaagactgtgcctttattagaggcaagaggagtgacaatgtttctttagaggtgtctgagatagctttcaaatatggactggaatttgtttcccataaaatagaactgggaaataagaaaataagtgatagta gtggtgctcctcctaaggaagatctgggattgataaaatttaggaaatcgctgaatccaggattggtaacttataaatgtcgcctagagacatttgatatgacatggcctggaagcgtcaagcaaacttctcatgagctggcagaagctggttttttttactgtg gtataagtgaccacgtctgctgctatcactgcgcctgtggaatacgaaattggagaccagaagatgatccttggacgttacatgcgagatgtagtccagaatgtgcttacattattcttgcaaggggcaaggaatttgttaagaatgctagattgacaataccattacctataaaacctatagacaatgatttaattaatatcttaatggagagtatggataagttcaaacatctgattcatcaaaaattaatacctgtggagagtataagatatgctttaagtgagtaccttaaggaatccagagatttgttaccttttattatacaaagtagatgtctagaaatcgtgttgaggtatatgcaagagggaacagatatttatttacggGTACGGGACTTAATTTATGAAGCAGTTGATGATAAAAAGGAACAAGAAGTTACGCTtgaagatctgggattgaaaactttaccggagacttgtactaacactgttgaaaacaaggactgtacagaacaatcttgggaagaagatattttatgcagagtttgtatggataaaaatataaatattgtaatactaccatgtaaacatatggtgacatgcagtggttgtcttttagctctgaaatgctgtccaatttgtagaggaaatattttatatataataaatccaattgcttcttga